A stretch of Arthrobacter sunyaminii DNA encodes these proteins:
- a CDS encoding DUF3145 domain-containing protein, with product MSVVMAHGVLFIHSAPSALCPHIEWAIGSVVEKRTDLKWTPQPAAPGMLRTELEWTGPQGTGSLLASALRGWAHLRYEVTEDQSPGADGSRWCHTPELGIFHAATDVHGNIMVSEDRIRYAYENGAGDPSAVYHELSLALGEAWDDELEPFRHAGDGANVRWLHQVG from the coding sequence ATGTCTGTTGTGATGGCCCACGGCGTGTTATTCATACACTCCGCCCCGTCTGCGTTGTGCCCCCATATCGAGTGGGCTATCGGATCCGTCGTGGAAAAGCGAACGGATCTAAAGTGGACCCCTCAGCCGGCTGCTCCCGGAATGCTGCGGACCGAATTGGAATGGACCGGTCCGCAGGGAACGGGATCCCTTCTGGCTTCCGCGCTGCGCGGCTGGGCCCACCTCCGGTATGAAGTCACCGAGGACCAGAGTCCCGGAGCTGACGGCAGCCGCTGGTGCCACACTCCCGAACTGGGCATATTCCACGCCGCCACTGACGTCCACGGCAACATCATGGTGTCGGAAGACCGGATTCGGTACGCCTACGAGAACGGGGCGGGTGACCCCTCAGCTGTTTATCATGAGCTGTCCCTGGCCCTGGGCGAAGCATGGGATGACGAGCTTGAACCCTTCCGGCATGCAGGTGACGGAGCCAATGTCCGCTGGCTTCACCAGGTCGGATAA
- a CDS encoding YraN family protein, translated as MRAKDTLGQRGEELAAAYLTAIGIEVVDRNWRCADGEIDLVGIDGDTLVIVEVKTRSSLDYGDPLEAITPAKLARLYLLAARWRRASARHYPSFRVDAVSVLDNGAGTPIIEHLREVAL; from the coding sequence ATGAGAGCTAAGGACACCCTGGGACAGCGCGGTGAGGAGCTTGCCGCCGCCTATCTGACCGCCATCGGCATCGAAGTAGTGGACCGCAATTGGCGGTGTGCCGACGGTGAAATTGACCTCGTGGGCATCGACGGCGACACGCTGGTGATCGTAGAGGTCAAGACCCGTTCCTCCCTGGACTACGGGGACCCACTCGAAGCCATCACGCCGGCGAAGCTGGCACGGCTCTACCTGCTGGCGGCCCGATGGAGACGGGCATCCGCCCGGCACTATCCCTCGTTCCGCGTGGACGCCGTTTCGGTTCTTGATAACGGTGCCGGGACACCGATCATCGAGCACTTGAGAGAGGTTGCGCTGTGA
- a CDS encoding STM3941 family protein, which yields MPGTGVGGGGSGLHHPGPENSARPKPAPLVFSVSKLRLLGMALLCVPFVLAGIYLISKFPDWGSVLMGSVTVLFFGGGGLWALWTKLRQPTVLTLSEEGIKPESGGFIPWEDFDAAGIGRIPGGSSGTKVIGIRLNSYERFVKSFTPDELRLMRGANTAARFTAVALPKIAGGSVRSNRSMKRSLGHLRSLPRQDEASLPLQDVAGTLAWNRGLCGWDITFSPFVFRGSADTVVRDIENYHQAVKRRSGA from the coding sequence ATGCCTGGAACGGGTGTGGGTGGCGGGGGATCCGGTCTGCACCACCCGGGGCCGGAGAATTCGGCGCGGCCGAAGCCGGCGCCGCTGGTGTTCTCGGTATCGAAACTCCGCCTGCTGGGGATGGCGCTTCTCTGCGTTCCCTTCGTCCTGGCAGGAATCTACTTGATTTCCAAGTTTCCCGATTGGGGCTCCGTGCTCATGGGCTCAGTCACCGTGCTATTTTTCGGTGGCGGCGGGCTCTGGGCGCTCTGGACCAAGCTGCGTCAGCCGACGGTCCTTACCCTGTCCGAAGAAGGCATCAAGCCGGAGTCGGGCGGCTTTATTCCGTGGGAAGATTTCGATGCTGCGGGAATCGGGCGGATCCCCGGAGGGTCCAGCGGAACAAAGGTCATTGGCATCCGGCTGAACTCCTACGAGCGGTTCGTGAAGTCGTTCACGCCGGATGAACTTCGGCTGATGCGGGGTGCAAATACCGCGGCTAGGTTTACGGCCGTCGCATTGCCCAAGATCGCCGGGGGTTCCGTGCGCTCCAACCGTTCCATGAAACGCTCGCTGGGGCATCTACGGTCCCTGCCGCGGCAGGACGAAGCCTCCCTTCCCCTGCAGGACGTGGCCGGCACTCTGGCCTGGAACCGTGGCCTGTGCGGATGGGACATTACCTTTTCACCGTTTGTGTTCAGGGGATCCGCTGACACGGTGGTCCGGGATATCGAAAACTACCATCAGGCCGTGAAGCGGCGTTCCGGGGCGTAG
- a CDS encoding DUF2469 domain-containing protein, giving the protein MSAEDLENYETDMELQLYREYRDVVGLFSYVVETERRFYLANHVDLQARSADGEIYFDLTLQDAWVWDVYRSARFVKSVRVITFKDVNVEELTRNDDLTIPKADELG; this is encoded by the coding sequence ATGAGTGCCGAAGACCTTGAGAACTATGAAACGGACATGGAGCTCCAGCTCTACCGTGAATACCGGGACGTGGTGGGACTCTTCAGCTATGTGGTGGAGACCGAGCGCAGGTTTTATCTTGCCAACCACGTAGACCTGCAGGCACGGTCCGCGGACGGGGAAATCTACTTTGACCTGACCCTGCAGGATGCCTGGGTCTGGGACGTCTACCGCTCGGCCCGGTTCGTGAAAAGCGTCCGGGTGATTACGTTCAAGGACGTCAACGTCGAGGAACTCACGCGCAACGACGACCTGACCATTCCCAAGGCCGACGAATTGGGCTGA
- a CDS encoding ribonuclease HII produces the protein MTATSARPRPKTGAGSKAPTLRHERSFAAVGYKVLAGCDEVGRGALAGPVSVGLVAVDLATVRSLKGVRDSKLLSHSDRETLVPQIKKWARGWGVGHSSAAEIDLHGIMGALRLAGTRAWDQICADLTPDVVLLDGNYNWLSPARQASLFDLPGNDDGGCQAPVHIKIKADMTCLSVAAASVLAKVERDTMMVDYAVTHPQYGWEVNKGYATASHRLAIDEFGPTPLHRMSWQLGTRPEADARDHESVVGG, from the coding sequence ATGACCGCGACGTCCGCCCGGCCGCGGCCCAAGACGGGCGCCGGAAGCAAGGCCCCCACGCTGCGGCACGAACGGTCCTTTGCGGCCGTCGGCTACAAGGTCCTGGCAGGCTGCGACGAAGTGGGCCGGGGCGCCCTGGCCGGTCCGGTCAGCGTGGGCCTGGTGGCCGTTGACCTGGCCACCGTCCGTTCGCTCAAGGGCGTGCGGGACAGCAAGCTGCTCTCACACAGCGACCGGGAAACGCTGGTGCCCCAAATCAAGAAGTGGGCCCGGGGCTGGGGAGTGGGGCATTCCAGCGCCGCGGAAATCGATCTGCACGGCATCATGGGTGCGCTGCGCCTGGCCGGCACCCGCGCCTGGGACCAGATCTGCGCGGACCTGACCCCCGACGTCGTCCTTCTGGACGGCAACTACAACTGGCTTTCACCGGCGCGCCAGGCCAGTCTTTTTGACCTTCCCGGGAACGACGACGGCGGCTGCCAGGCGCCCGTGCACATCAAAATCAAGGCGGACATGACCTGCCTCAGTGTGGCCGCGGCCAGCGTACTTGCGAAGGTGGAGCGGGACACGATGATGGTGGACTACGCTGTGACACATCCTCAGTACGGCTGGGAAGTGAATAAGGGATACGCCACGGCGTCCCATCGGCTGGCGATAGACGAGTTTGGGCCCACGCCCCTGCATCGGATGTCCTGGCAGCTGGGAACACGTCCGGAAGCGGATGCCCGGGACCATGAGAGCGTCGTTGGGGGATGA
- a CDS encoding GNAT family N-acetyltransferase, with translation MPYDIPVLSESELTLRPHHEADIDPVLSRCVDPLTRRWTTVPLDYTREMAVEYVAAISVPQEKEISWALEAGGAYAGTLDLRFKGANSGDLGFVTAPEYRGKGLMSRAVGLAVAYALDDLGWDVVSWSANAGNVGSYKSVWRNGFPPPIAVPHFLPHRGKMVEGWVSSLAAEAPRKPSGSWAQWNDVAASLPQPSSPPLFTPTLRS, from the coding sequence ATGCCTTATGACATTCCCGTCCTCTCCGAGTCAGAGCTCACGCTGCGCCCGCACCACGAGGCCGATATTGATCCGGTCCTCTCCCGTTGCGTTGACCCGCTGACACGCCGGTGGACCACCGTTCCCCTGGACTACACGCGGGAGATGGCCGTGGAGTACGTGGCTGCCATCTCAGTGCCGCAGGAAAAGGAGATTTCCTGGGCGCTCGAGGCGGGCGGTGCCTACGCCGGGACTTTGGACCTGCGGTTCAAGGGTGCCAACTCGGGCGATCTGGGGTTCGTCACGGCTCCGGAGTACCGGGGAAAGGGACTCATGTCGCGTGCCGTCGGTCTGGCGGTGGCCTATGCCCTGGATGATCTCGGCTGGGATGTGGTGAGCTGGTCGGCCAATGCGGGCAACGTCGGCAGCTACAAATCGGTGTGGCGCAACGGTTTCCCGCCGCCCATTGCGGTTCCGCACTTTCTGCCGCACCGGGGAAAGATGGTTGAAGGCTGGGTTTCGAGCCTCGCCGCCGAAGCACCGCGGAAGCCCTCCGGGTCTTGGGCACAGTGGAACGACGTCGCCGCCAGCCTTCCGCAGCCCTCCTCGCCGCCGCTGTTCACACCGACGCTTCGGTCCTAG
- a CDS encoding LPXTG cell wall anchor domain-containing protein produces MATGPDDGAGTDTSVSQEVGAYVYKKNDPAKPAAWENSGPQSLLATQEGTDWFTDIIGLLPDYVCGPGWGIQQDKLDITGAFVWPETIVYPEEFEGPVTLTDNRHDDLEVYGPIPECETEPTPEPTPTPDPKPTPDPEPTPTPDPTPDPTPEPTPAPDPKPTPEPTPTPDPKPTPDPTPEPTPTPEPTPTPDATPEPTPDPKPTPEPTPDPKPTPEPTVPEDDPTVPPVATDSPRLPNTGADSTTAAMAGAGLLLAGLGATALVRNRRRTEVSDS; encoded by the coding sequence GTGGCAACCGGTCCCGACGACGGCGCGGGCACCGACACTTCCGTATCCCAGGAAGTCGGCGCGTACGTCTACAAAAAGAATGACCCTGCGAAGCCTGCTGCTTGGGAAAACTCTGGTCCCCAGAGCCTCCTGGCCACCCAAGAGGGTACAGACTGGTTTACGGACATAATCGGCCTGCTGCCCGACTACGTCTGCGGACCGGGCTGGGGCATCCAGCAGGACAAACTGGACATCACAGGGGCTTTCGTCTGGCCCGAAACAATTGTCTACCCTGAAGAATTTGAGGGACCGGTCACGCTGACCGATAACAGGCATGATGACCTTGAGGTCTACGGCCCGATTCCAGAATGCGAAACGGAGCCCACTCCGGAACCCACGCCCACACCGGATCCCAAGCCGACTCCGGACCCGGAGCCGACACCCACGCCGGATCCCACGCCGGATCCCACACCGGAGCCCACGCCCGCGCCGGACCCCAAGCCGACACCGGAACCAACGCCCACGCCGGACCCCAAGCCCACGCCGGATCCGACACCGGAGCCCACGCCAACACCGGAGCCCACGCCCACGCCGGACGCCACGCCGGAGCCCACGCCGGACCCCAAGCCGACACCGGAGCCAACCCCGGATCCCAAGCCCACCCCGGAACCCACCGTTCCGGAAGATGATCCGACGGTACCGCCGGTAGCCACCGACTCTCCCCGGCTGCCGAATACCGGAGCTGATTCCACGACGGCTGCTATGGCCGGAGCAGGACTGCTGCTTGCCGGCCTGGGTGCTACCGCCCTGGTTCGCAACCGCCGACGCACTGAGGTAAGCGACAGCTAA
- the lepB gene encoding signal peptidase I, protein MIHAASASGESSDSSRKHTKRRSTIVGWRFVLCALAAAVVLAALVRAFIVDVYYIPSESMQPLLEPGDRVAVSRTEYRSGEIRRGDVVVFDGRGSLAPLNSGDAAPVAALKSLARWVGLMGSDTVYVKRVIGLPGDRVTCCTADEPRLTVNGTPLDEPYVYPSDAPSDKNFDVIVPEGRLWLLGDHRSESADSRSLLGAPGGGLISEERIIGRATAILWPLERSSDIERLELGAEWNTAK, encoded by the coding sequence TTGATCCACGCAGCATCCGCTTCCGGGGAATCTTCGGACTCCTCCCGGAAGCACACGAAACGCCGGTCCACGATTGTGGGCTGGCGTTTTGTGCTCTGCGCTCTCGCCGCAGCGGTTGTGCTGGCGGCACTGGTCCGCGCGTTTATCGTGGACGTCTATTACATTCCGTCCGAATCGATGCAGCCGCTGCTGGAACCGGGCGACCGCGTGGCGGTCTCACGCACGGAGTACCGCTCCGGTGAGATCCGGCGCGGAGACGTGGTGGTCTTTGACGGCCGAGGCTCCCTCGCCCCGCTGAACAGCGGAGATGCCGCCCCGGTTGCGGCGCTGAAGTCCCTGGCCCGCTGGGTGGGGCTGATGGGCAGCGACACGGTCTATGTGAAACGGGTGATCGGACTCCCCGGGGACCGGGTCACCTGCTGCACCGCAGACGAGCCGCGGCTGACCGTGAACGGAACTCCGCTGGATGAGCCGTACGTTTACCCTTCAGACGCTCCCAGCGACAAGAACTTCGATGTCATCGTCCCCGAGGGACGGCTGTGGCTTCTGGGCGACCACCGGTCCGAGTCAGCGGATTCGCGTTCGCTCCTGGGCGCACCGGGCGGCGGCCTCATCTCCGAGGAACGCATCATTGGCCGTGCGACGGCCATCCTGTGGCCGCTGGAGCGCAGTTCGGATATTGAGCGGCTAGAGTTAGGAGCCGAGTGGAACACGGCGAAATAA
- the dprA gene encoding DNA-processing protein DprA yields MFEPSDNVGLALVEAAGPHDALRVATGAVRAGEQLTRDVMDILATAGLSAPGNILSSALERWIPRVTDLAPDRDLAMIGRAGGELLIPEDSRWPEALRDLELGMPLCLWARGDLSKGIPALHQTAAVVGSRDSTGYGASVTGDIAAGLVTRGWTVVSGGAYGIDAQAHRAALATASLARIPTIAVMACGVDRYYPAGNEELLREVVRRGLLLSEVPPGSSPTRWRFLQRNRIIAALSAVTVVVEARWRSGALNTAHHAAALGREVGAVPGSVYSANSAGCHRLLRDGSAVCVTDAAEVAELGGPIGSTDDTAGSAREAPQAVHDGLTIEDMLLLDALPLRSGSPVEKLASVAGLSVPSVRAGLARLELEDLAARDGPDKWRRSRR; encoded by the coding sequence ATGTTCGAACCTTCAGACAATGTTGGGCTGGCGCTCGTTGAAGCAGCGGGCCCGCACGATGCACTCCGGGTGGCCACCGGTGCAGTCCGGGCCGGTGAGCAGCTCACCCGCGACGTGATGGACATCCTGGCAACAGCCGGCCTCTCAGCACCGGGGAACATCCTGTCGTCGGCCCTGGAACGATGGATTCCCCGGGTCACTGATCTTGCACCCGACCGCGACCTCGCCATGATTGGACGGGCAGGAGGCGAACTGCTCATTCCCGAGGACTCCCGCTGGCCGGAAGCTCTGCGGGATCTGGAGCTCGGAATGCCTTTGTGTCTCTGGGCGCGGGGGGATTTGAGCAAGGGAATCCCGGCGCTGCACCAGACCGCGGCCGTTGTCGGGTCACGGGACAGCACGGGGTACGGCGCGTCAGTGACCGGAGACATCGCGGCCGGGCTCGTAACCCGGGGATGGACCGTGGTTTCCGGCGGCGCCTACGGTATTGATGCCCAGGCCCACCGTGCGGCCCTGGCTACGGCAAGCCTCGCCCGCATTCCCACCATCGCCGTCATGGCCTGCGGAGTGGACCGCTACTATCCGGCGGGCAATGAGGAACTCCTTCGCGAAGTTGTCCGCCGTGGCCTCCTTCTGTCGGAAGTCCCTCCCGGGTCCTCGCCCACCCGCTGGAGGTTTCTACAGCGCAACCGGATCATCGCCGCCCTCAGCGCCGTGACCGTCGTAGTGGAAGCACGATGGCGGTCCGGCGCCCTCAATACCGCACACCATGCAGCGGCACTGGGACGCGAAGTAGGCGCAGTTCCCGGCTCCGTGTATTCAGCCAACTCAGCGGGCTGTCACCGACTGCTGCGCGACGGCAGCGCCGTCTGTGTGACGGACGCGGCCGAAGTAGCTGAATTGGGCGGCCCGATCGGATCGACCGATGACACCGCAGGCAGCGCCCGCGAGGCACCTCAGGCCGTCCACGACGGGCTGACGATCGAAGACATGCTGCTCCTCGATGCACTGCCGCTGCGCAGCGGATCTCCGGTTGAAAAGCTGGCTTCCGTCGCCGGGTTGTCGGTGCCCTCCGTCCGGGCCGGCCTGGCTCGTCTGGAACTCGAAGATCTCGCCGCCCGGGACGGGCCTGACAAATGGCGGAGAAGCCGCAGATAA
- a CDS encoding tyrosine recombinase XerC, with protein MRRFSRYLTSERGRSEHTVRAYEGDVAQLLNYALAGGVRTLEGLDLGVLRGWLGALSAAGLARSTLARRAATARSFTGWALREELISADPALRLRAPKRDKTLPAVLRAGQVGDLFDTLAAAAAEGDPVAVRNHALVELLYATGIRVGELTGLDIDDLNPERRTLTVIGKGNKERTVPYGQPAAAAVDAWLRRGRPALATAESGPALFLGQRGRRVDQRQVRSVVSGLFEALGDTGATGPHALRHSAATHLLDGGADLRAVQEILGHSSLATTQLYTHVSVDRLRASYQQAHPRA; from the coding sequence CTGCGCCGGTTCAGCCGCTACCTGACCAGCGAACGCGGCCGGTCCGAGCACACTGTCCGGGCATATGAGGGCGACGTTGCCCAGCTGTTGAACTATGCGCTGGCCGGGGGAGTGCGGACTCTGGAAGGCCTCGATCTGGGCGTCCTGCGCGGTTGGTTGGGTGCCCTCAGTGCGGCTGGCCTGGCCCGGTCTACGCTGGCTCGCCGGGCCGCCACTGCGCGCAGCTTTACCGGGTGGGCCCTCCGCGAGGAACTTATCAGTGCGGACCCGGCGCTCCGGCTCCGTGCACCGAAGCGCGACAAGACTCTGCCCGCAGTGCTGCGCGCCGGACAGGTCGGGGACCTCTTTGACACGCTCGCGGCAGCCGCCGCTGAAGGAGACCCCGTCGCAGTCCGAAACCATGCTCTCGTGGAGCTGCTTTATGCCACCGGGATCCGGGTAGGGGAGCTAACCGGATTGGACATCGACGATCTGAACCCGGAACGCCGCACGCTGACGGTGATCGGCAAGGGAAACAAGGAGCGGACCGTTCCGTACGGGCAGCCCGCAGCAGCAGCCGTAGACGCCTGGCTGCGCCGCGGCCGGCCGGCACTGGCAACTGCCGAAAGCGGTCCGGCCCTGTTCCTGGGCCAACGCGGCAGGCGGGTTGACCAGCGGCAGGTCCGCTCAGTTGTCTCCGGACTCTTTGAAGCCCTGGGAGACACCGGCGCCACCGGACCGCACGCGCTGCGGCACTCAGCCGCAACTCATCTGCTCGACGGCGGTGCGGATCTGAGAGCCGTGCAGGAAATCCTTGGACACTCCTCCCTGGCCACGACGCAGCTGTATACGCACGTATCCGTGGACCGATTGCGCGCGAGCTACCAGCAGGCCCATCCCCGGGCCTGA
- the lepB gene encoding signal peptidase I has protein sequence MAQNVPDEPTRNPGPSVHGAHSARPRAAGPGRNGKDKHRGFGGWLREVATIIVIALLLSFLIKTFLFRAFYIPSGSMEETLEINDRIFVNLLVPEPFDLNRGDVVVFKDTQGWLPELPPATEGPGAWIRDALIFVGLIPDTSEQHLVKRVIGTEGDHVVCCDADGRITVNGEPLNEPYIYPGASPSDIPFDVVVPEGKVWVMGDHRNASADSREHLQDAGGGFIDVEDIEGKAAVTAWPLNHAGFIGSYPEVFENIPDPSSSLPAGSR, from the coding sequence ATGGCTCAGAACGTCCCGGACGAGCCCACCCGGAATCCCGGACCCAGCGTTCACGGAGCGCATTCGGCGCGTCCCCGGGCAGCAGGCCCGGGCCGGAACGGCAAAGACAAGCACCGCGGTTTCGGCGGCTGGCTCCGCGAAGTCGCCACCATCATCGTGATCGCGCTGCTCCTGTCCTTCCTCATCAAGACCTTCCTGTTCCGGGCGTTCTACATTCCCTCGGGCTCCATGGAAGAAACCCTGGAAATCAACGACCGGATCTTCGTGAACCTGCTGGTTCCGGAACCCTTTGACCTGAACCGCGGCGACGTGGTGGTCTTCAAGGACACCCAGGGCTGGCTGCCCGAGCTTCCTCCGGCCACCGAAGGACCCGGCGCCTGGATCCGTGACGCCCTCATTTTTGTCGGCCTGATTCCGGACACCTCCGAGCAGCATCTGGTCAAGCGCGTCATCGGCACCGAGGGTGACCACGTGGTCTGCTGCGACGCCGATGGCCGGATCACGGTCAACGGCGAGCCTCTGAACGAGCCCTACATCTATCCCGGCGCCTCGCCGTCGGACATTCCGTTCGACGTGGTTGTTCCGGAAGGCAAGGTTTGGGTCATGGGGGACCACCGCAACGCCTCCGCTGATTCACGTGAACACCTCCAGGATGCCGGCGGCGGGTTCATCGACGTCGAGGACATTGAAGGCAAAGCCGCAGTGACTGCCTGGCCTCTGAACCACGCCGGCTTCATCGGCAGCTACCCGGAAGTCTTCGAAAACATCCCCGATCCTTCCAGCTCCCTTCCGGCCGGATCCCGATGA
- a CDS encoding YifB family Mg chelatase-like AAA ATPase codes for MTLGRTYGVGLVGLDGRMVEVEADIGQTLPSFVLLGLPDASLNEAKDRVRSAAKNAGLPLSRRRITVNLMPADVHKRGSGFDLAIVMAALAAAGDIKASGRRVFIAELGLDGRLRPVRGILPAVMAAVEAGYSEITVAEANADEAALVPGAEVNGFSSLAEVAAFLGADPERLVFPPQIPGRVDSGTGESAAAPRPKRDMSDIAGQAEARFAVEVAAAGAHHLLMTGPPGAGKTMLAERLPSLLPDLSDTHAMEVTAIHSLVSGGRTCSQLLRRPPFESPHHTASSAAIIGGGSGIARPGAASRAHRGVLFLDEAPEYERRVLDALRQPLESGKVELHRAAGTATYPARFQLLLAANPCPCGLASGKGIDCTCTPQQRRRYFGRLSGPLLDRVDLRLQVQRVSLRELAGDGCAEGSAVIAGRVEEARRVQHARLKNWGYETNAEVAGNLLRGPLRPPPRATASLDRAMDRQTLTARGYDRVLRIAWSVADLAGHTAPDADDVGQALGFRQQGEAA; via the coding sequence GTGACGCTGGGACGGACATACGGGGTGGGACTCGTTGGGCTGGATGGCCGCATGGTGGAGGTTGAAGCCGACATCGGTCAGACACTGCCGTCGTTCGTCCTTCTTGGGTTGCCTGACGCGTCCCTGAACGAAGCCAAGGACCGGGTTCGATCCGCAGCCAAGAACGCGGGTCTGCCGCTGAGCCGGAGGCGGATCACCGTCAATTTGATGCCGGCCGACGTCCACAAGCGCGGTTCCGGTTTCGACTTGGCGATTGTGATGGCAGCTCTCGCTGCGGCAGGCGACATCAAAGCCAGCGGCCGCCGCGTCTTTATCGCCGAGCTCGGCTTGGACGGCCGGCTGAGGCCCGTGCGGGGAATACTGCCGGCAGTCATGGCCGCCGTGGAGGCCGGATACTCGGAGATCACCGTCGCGGAAGCCAATGCCGATGAAGCGGCCCTCGTCCCGGGAGCCGAGGTTAACGGATTCAGTTCGCTGGCCGAAGTTGCCGCCTTCCTCGGTGCAGATCCTGAGCGGCTGGTTTTTCCCCCGCAGATCCCGGGCCGGGTGGACAGCGGAACCGGCGAATCTGCCGCGGCTCCTCGTCCAAAGCGGGACATGTCGGATATTGCAGGGCAAGCAGAAGCGCGGTTCGCGGTAGAAGTGGCCGCAGCCGGCGCCCATCATCTGCTGATGACGGGCCCGCCCGGAGCGGGTAAGACGATGTTGGCCGAGCGGCTTCCGAGCCTGTTGCCGGACCTCTCCGATACCCACGCCATGGAAGTAACCGCAATCCATTCGCTGGTGTCCGGCGGACGGACGTGCTCCCAGCTGCTGCGGCGCCCGCCGTTTGAGAGCCCGCACCACACGGCCTCATCCGCTGCCATTATCGGTGGGGGTTCGGGGATTGCCCGTCCGGGAGCGGCATCCCGCGCCCACCGCGGTGTCCTGTTCCTGGATGAAGCGCCGGAATACGAGCGGCGTGTCCTGGATGCGCTGCGCCAACCGTTGGAAAGCGGGAAAGTCGAACTGCACCGGGCAGCGGGAACAGCTACCTATCCGGCCCGGTTCCAGTTGCTGCTGGCGGCGAACCCCTGCCCCTGCGGGCTGGCGTCCGGAAAGGGAATCGATTGCACCTGTACTCCGCAGCAGCGGCGCAGATACTTCGGCCGGCTCTCGGGGCCGTTGCTGGACCGGGTTGATCTGCGGCTCCAGGTGCAGCGGGTCTCACTGAGGGAGTTGGCCGGTGACGGGTGTGCCGAGGGCAGCGCTGTCATAGCAGGCCGGGTGGAAGAGGCCCGCCGGGTCCAGCATGCGCGCCTGAAGAACTGGGGATATGAGACCAATGCGGAGGTGGCGGGAAATCTGCTGCGAGGTCCGCTGCGACCGCCGCCGCGGGCCACGGCGTCACTGGACCGAGCCATGGACCGGCAAACATTGACCGCAAGGGGCTACGACAGGGTGCTGCGGATTGCGTGGAGCGTTGCCGATCTGGCCGGCCACACAGCGCCCGACGCCGACGACGTCGGGCAGGCACTGGGGTTCCGGCAGCAGGGGGAGGCGGCATGA
- a CDS encoding 2'-5' RNA ligase family protein has translation MALPESPLSGYLSGNRRLYAQMRPDAGSLELILALQQALAARTQVNDGGRPRWVPERQVHLTLIHFGKVRDVYAVVSAAGNISWDEYEERLAAYVAATEAAMPREPILLEPAVLSRFGRHGRTLVLEYFPSSALLRAHERAYAALEVFLNSCGIPDVGAFTAADPNFMFASALRPHITLARGFAGTLPAPVHGGSLYGGERHGVHYGSAPEDGSIVPARVRLESMPVVYPEAG, from the coding sequence ATGGCGCTTCCCGAGTCACCGCTGTCCGGATACCTGTCCGGCAACCGAAGGTTGTATGCGCAGATGCGGCCCGACGCCGGATCGCTGGAGCTTATCCTAGCCCTCCAGCAGGCGCTGGCAGCACGTACCCAGGTGAACGACGGCGGCCGCCCGCGCTGGGTCCCTGAGCGGCAGGTCCACCTGACACTGATCCATTTCGGCAAGGTCCGGGATGTTTATGCAGTGGTTTCCGCTGCCGGAAACATTTCCTGGGACGAGTATGAAGAGCGTCTGGCTGCTTACGTGGCGGCGACCGAAGCCGCCATGCCGCGGGAACCCATCCTGCTGGAGCCGGCCGTGCTGTCCCGGTTTGGGCGGCACGGACGGACCCTGGTCCTGGAGTATTTTCCGTCGTCGGCGCTGCTGCGCGCTCACGAACGGGCGTACGCGGCACTTGAAGTGTTCTTGAACAGCTGCGGGATCCCCGACGTCGGAGCCTTCACTGCTGCGGATCCCAACTTCATGTTTGCCTCCGCTCTGCGTCCCCACATCACGTTGGCGCGCGGCTTTGCCGGGACGCTGCCGGCACCTGTGCACGGCGGTTCGCTGTACGGCGGTGAGCGGCACGGCGTGCACTACGGTTCTGCCCCGGAAGACGGCAGTATTGTCCCGGCCCGGGTTCGGCTGGAGTCCATGCCGGTGGTGTATCCGGAGGCCGGCTGA
- a CDS encoding methylated-DNA--[protein]-cysteine S-methyltransferase encodes MRIHKSVVTPLGILTLASEEGSLKAVFAGAPDPAADHGLGRIVEDGFEEAERQLSEYFAGHRCCFDLDLEIRGTDFQRLVWAEVSAIPYGQTCSYKELAIRLGDAAKARSVGAALSRNPLNIVIPTHRVVGSRGSLTGYSSGIDSKRFLLEHESSEATAALRIQCAEAAGLPA; translated from the coding sequence GTGCGAATCCACAAGAGTGTTGTCACGCCGCTGGGAATCCTTACCCTGGCCTCTGAGGAAGGATCCCTCAAAGCCGTTTTCGCCGGGGCGCCCGACCCCGCAGCCGATCACGGACTGGGGCGCATCGTGGAGGATGGATTCGAAGAAGCTGAACGCCAACTCAGCGAGTACTTCGCAGGCCACCGCTGTTGCTTCGACCTGGATCTCGAAATAAGAGGCACCGACTTCCAACGCCTCGTCTGGGCCGAAGTGTCAGCCATTCCCTACGGCCAAACCTGCAGCTACAAGGAATTGGCCATCCGGCTGGGAGATGCAGCCAAAGCCCGAAGCGTGGGTGCCGCCCTTTCCCGCAACCCGCTGAACATCGTCATCCCAACCCACCGAGTCGTAGGATCACGCGGTTCCCTAACCGGCTACTCCTCGGGTATCGATTCGAAAAGGTTTCTGCTGGAACACGAGAGCTCAGAGGCTACCGCGGCGCTGCGCATCCAGTGTGCCGAGGCAGCAGGTTTGCCCGCCTAA